Proteins encoded in a region of the Pigmentiphaga litoralis genome:
- a CDS encoding class II aldolase/adducin family protein — MTTATVPPTHLTEISHAEWQARVELAASYRALALAGITDLTYNHLSARVPDQPGQFLIKSEHLFFNEVTASSLLKYDLGGIKLSGEGKVSRGGLVIHGGLMASRPDLAAVFHTHTPANMAVSVQKWGLLPLTQHSVRFFNRVGYYDFNGFEFHVDTRDAMRDAIGNKLILVMRNHGVLIGGRTIPEAFLKHHFFEASCRAQVAALSAGLDNLIVIDDAAAEAAASEHEALGYPDVNQRDWQATLRLLDEDAPSYRT; from the coding sequence ATGACCACCGCCACCGTGCCCCCCACCCACCTTACCGAAATCAGCCACGCCGAATGGCAGGCGCGCGTCGAACTTGCGGCGTCGTACCGTGCACTTGCCCTGGCCGGTATCACCGACCTGACCTACAACCACCTGTCGGCACGCGTGCCAGACCAGCCCGGCCAATTCCTGATCAAAAGCGAACACCTGTTTTTCAATGAAGTCACGGCGTCGTCCCTGCTCAAGTACGACCTGGGCGGCATCAAACTGTCGGGTGAAGGCAAGGTCAGCCGCGGCGGGCTGGTGATCCATGGCGGGCTGATGGCCAGCCGGCCGGACCTGGCTGCGGTCTTCCATACCCACACGCCAGCCAATATGGCGGTCAGCGTGCAAAAGTGGGGTCTGCTGCCCCTGACGCAGCATTCGGTACGCTTCTTCAATCGGGTCGGCTATTACGACTTCAACGGCTTTGAATTCCATGTCGATACGCGCGACGCCATGCGCGACGCGATCGGCAACAAGCTGATCCTGGTGATGCGCAATCACGGCGTGCTGATCGGCGGTCGCACCATTCCAGAAGCGTTTCTGAAGCACCACTTTTTTGAAGCGTCATGTCGCGCGCAAGTGGCTGCTTTGTCTGCAGGGCTGGACAATCTGATCGTGATTGACGATGCCGCTGCCGAAGCCGCCGCCAGCGAGCACGAAGCGCTGGGCTACCCCGACGTCAACCAGCGTGACTGGCAGGCCACGCTGCGCCTGCTGGACGAAGACGCGCCGTCGTACCGCACCTGA
- a CDS encoding Bug family tripartite tricarboxylate transporter substrate binding protein: MRHPLVLATLAATLSSLVGGAVQAQTAATPANYPTKPVKIVVGWSAGGVADVAARIFAQRLSAQWGQQVQVENRPGGGGIIASGVVARAPADGYTLQMVAASEITISPFVRDDLPYSYDKDFVPVFQTTLNPIVLAINANSPYKTLPDVIAAAKASPGKISYSTAGNGSNPHLAVELFSDEAGISLKHVPYKGGGPASVAAAGGEVVLGAMAISSALPYVKAGTLRVLGVTGTQRLANLPDWPTLAELGYRNAAQSSVWTGLYVKAGTPTAIQKKLADDFAIALADPAIKAQLANVGAEPGGARFTDFGASVKAESTRNEAIVRKANIRPD; this comes from the coding sequence ATGCGACACCCTCTCGTGCTGGCGACGCTGGCCGCCACCCTGTCATCACTCGTCGGTGGCGCCGTGCAGGCGCAGACCGCAGCCACCCCCGCCAACTATCCGACCAAGCCCGTCAAGATCGTGGTCGGCTGGTCCGCAGGCGGTGTGGCGGACGTGGCCGCGCGCATCTTTGCGCAACGCCTGTCGGCACAATGGGGCCAGCAGGTCCAGGTAGAGAACCGCCCGGGCGGCGGGGGCATCATCGCGTCAGGTGTGGTCGCGCGCGCGCCGGCCGATGGCTACACCCTGCAGATGGTCGCCGCCAGCGAGATCACCATCAGTCCCTTCGTGCGGGATGACCTGCCCTACAGCTACGACAAGGACTTCGTGCCGGTCTTCCAGACCACGCTCAATCCCATCGTGCTGGCCATCAACGCGAACTCGCCATACAAAACCTTGCCCGATGTCATCGCCGCTGCGAAAGCGTCGCCCGGCAAGATCAGCTACTCGACCGCAGGCAACGGGTCCAACCCCCATCTGGCGGTGGAGCTGTTCTCGGACGAGGCCGGCATCTCCCTCAAGCACGTGCCCTACAAGGGTGGCGGTCCCGCCTCCGTCGCGGCCGCGGGAGGTGAAGTCGTCCTTGGCGCCATGGCGATCTCCTCCGCGCTGCCCTACGTCAAGGCAGGCACGCTGCGCGTGCTTGGCGTAACGGGCACCCAGCGCCTGGCCAACCTGCCGGACTGGCCTACGCTGGCCGAGCTGGGCTACAGGAACGCCGCGCAGTCCTCGGTCTGGACCGGCCTGTATGTGAAGGCCGGCACACCCACTGCCATCCAGAAAAAGCTGGCCGACGACTTTGCCATCGCGCTGGCCGACCCGGCCATCAAGGCACAACTTGCGAACGTCGGCGCCGAGCCGGGCGGAGCCCGCTTCACTGACTTCGGCGCGTCGGTCAAAGCGGAGTCCACCCGCAACGAAGCCATCGTCCGCAAAGCCAACATCCGGCCGGACTGA
- a CDS encoding tripartite tricarboxylate transporter TctB family protein, producing MSTTLQRVTGTREFWAGALFTVLGLVFLVYSGQYRIGTAERMGPAFVPGALSGLLVVLGLASAARGWSPKATPLDLGPLRPLAVIVLAVVVFAALLMPLGLVVATAVLVLVSTLAGESFKVRDALLLAAGLTALAAGVFVWGLGVAAPLWPALFDSLLSSGATSSSAVP from the coding sequence ATGTCAACTACGTTGCAACGCGTGACCGGCACGCGCGAATTCTGGGCGGGCGCCCTCTTCACAGTGCTCGGCCTGGTCTTCCTGGTGTATTCGGGTCAATACCGCATCGGCACCGCTGAACGCATGGGCCCCGCCTTCGTGCCGGGCGCGCTGTCCGGCCTGCTGGTGGTGCTGGGCCTGGCATCGGCCGCGCGTGGCTGGAGTCCCAAGGCCACGCCGCTTGATCTGGGTCCCCTGAGGCCATTGGCCGTCATCGTGCTGGCCGTGGTGGTGTTCGCCGCCTTGCTGATGCCGCTGGGCCTCGTTGTCGCCACGGCCGTGCTGGTGCTGGTCAGTACCCTGGCGGGCGAATCGTTCAAGGTGCGTGACGCCTTGCTGCTCGCCGCCGGATTGACCGCCCTGGCAGCCGGTGTGTTCGTCTGGGGTCTGGGCGTGGCCGCACCGCTCTGGCCCGCCCTGTTCGATTCCCTGCTGTCGTCCGGCGCCACTTCTTCCTCTGCCGTGCCTTGA